A stretch of the Nicotiana tabacum cultivar K326 chromosome 6, ASM71507v2, whole genome shotgun sequence genome encodes the following:
- the LOC107768204 gene encoding RPM1 interacting protein 13 isoform X2 has product MGTPLRPVSCLKKREQLKELEEKEDCFILDFDPYDPVDISKLSVSKNLDAFDLSIVAEKGQVACRDYPHSRHVCVKHPFDKTPHENHCELCYCYVCDVAAPCKYWTGVSAHCHAMENEAWKNQRKATRKLLMY; this is encoded by the exons ATG GGAACGCCATTGAGACCTGTATCTTGCCTCAAAAAAAGAGAGCAATTGAAGGAATTAGAAGAGAAAGAGGATTGCTTTATCCTTGATTTTGATCCTTATGACCCCGTCGATATTTCAAAGCTCTCTGTTTCTAAGAATCTTGATGCTTTTGACCTCTCGATTGTCGCTGAAAAAGGCCAG GTGGCATGTAGAGATTACCCGCATTCAAGGCATGTTTGTGTGAAACATCCGTTTGACAAAACACCTCATGAGAATCACTGTGAACTG TGCTATTGCTATGTCTGTGATGTGGCTGCTCCTTGCAAATACTGGACTGGGGTTTCAGCCCATTGTCATGCCATGGAAAATGAGGCTTGGAAGAATCAGAGGAAGGCCACTAGAAAGTTGCTGATGTATTAA
- the LOC107768204 gene encoding RPM1 interacting protein 13 isoform X1, with product MVKKLGNWDCITPLIIDLSTSPPSEQGTPLRPVSCLKKREQLKELEEKEDCFILDFDPYDPVDISKLSVSKNLDAFDLSIVAEKGQVACRDYPHSRHVCVKHPFDKTPHENHCELCYCYVCDVAAPCKYWTGVSAHCHAMENEAWKNQRKATRKLLMY from the exons ATGGTCAAAAAACTCGGAAATTGGGATTGTATTACCCCATTGATAATTGATTTATCTACTTCACCCCCTTCTGAGCAGGGAACGCCATTGAGACCTGTATCTTGCCTCAAAAAAAGAGAGCAATTGAAGGAATTAGAAGAGAAAGAGGATTGCTTTATCCTTGATTTTGATCCTTATGACCCCGTCGATATTTCAAAGCTCTCTGTTTCTAAGAATCTTGATGCTTTTGACCTCTCGATTGTCGCTGAAAAAGGCCAG GTGGCATGTAGAGATTACCCGCATTCAAGGCATGTTTGTGTGAAACATCCGTTTGACAAAACACCTCATGAGAATCACTGTGAACTG TGCTATTGCTATGTCTGTGATGTGGCTGCTCCTTGCAAATACTGGACTGGGGTTTCAGCCCATTGTCATGCCATGGAAAATGAGGCTTGGAAGAATCAGAGGAAGGCCACTAGAAAGTTGCTGATGTATTAA